Proteins from a genomic interval of Rubinisphaera italica:
- a CDS encoding ABC transporter permease → MNVTRNLRAIDLALKSLLLQRLRSGLTMLGIVFGVFSVIAMLAIGEGASQQAQEQVLKLGANNIIVRSKKPPEGSTSNSGSSGARVLRYGLLRADYKLLHDSIPTVSDAIPIRETSHEARYRDRKLAVRVVGCNPKYLDVNHLEVSRGRFVTDQDEFLAENVAILGSATADTLFPYENPIGKTVMISNQPYQVVGYMKQRQESGGIGGSLTAQDFNSDIYIPLKTFSSRFGDLIIRFTSGSFTAEQVELNQITLQVKDRNDVMPTAEVVKESLKRNHATDNDYAIVVPLELLKQADQIRAIFNMVLGSIAAISLVVGGIGIMNIMLATVTERTREIGIRRALGATRKDIVQQFLTETIVLAGTGGVIGIIMGLLTPWAFNAIKFVAIRILNLDASGGDSEFSKIFLEMQPQIAIWSLPMAFGISVAIGIIFGVYPARSAARLDPIEALRHE, encoded by the coding sequence ATGAACGTGACACGAAATTTACGTGCGATCGACCTGGCCTTGAAAAGCCTGCTGCTGCAGCGATTGCGCTCGGGTTTGACGATGCTCGGGATTGTGTTCGGCGTTTTTTCTGTGATTGCGATGCTTGCCATCGGAGAGGGGGCCAGTCAGCAGGCACAGGAACAGGTCCTCAAGCTGGGGGCGAATAATATTATTGTTCGCAGTAAGAAGCCGCCGGAAGGGTCGACCTCGAACAGCGGGAGCAGTGGTGCCCGAGTTTTGCGATACGGTTTGCTGCGAGCTGATTACAAACTGCTGCACGATTCTATTCCAACGGTTTCCGATGCCATCCCGATTCGCGAAACCTCGCATGAAGCACGCTATCGCGATCGCAAACTGGCGGTGCGGGTCGTTGGTTGCAATCCCAAATATCTCGATGTGAATCATCTGGAAGTCTCGCGTGGACGATTTGTCACCGATCAGGATGAATTTCTTGCCGAAAACGTGGCCATCCTCGGCTCCGCGACTGCCGATACACTGTTTCCTTATGAGAATCCGATTGGCAAAACGGTCATGATCAGTAACCAGCCGTATCAGGTCGTTGGCTATATGAAGCAACGGCAGGAGTCGGGGGGAATCGGCGGAAGTTTGACCGCTCAGGATTTTAACAGCGATATTTACATCCCGCTCAAAACCTTCAGTAGCCGCTTTGGCGATTTGATCATTCGCTTCACTTCGGGGTCATTCACTGCTGAACAAGTGGAGTTGAATCAGATTACCCTGCAGGTGAAAGACCGTAATGATGTGATGCCGACCGCTGAAGTGGTGAAAGAATCGCTCAAAAGAAATCATGCCACCGATAATGACTACGCGATTGTCGTCCCTCTGGAACTCCTGAAACAGGCGGATCAGATTCGGGCGATTTTCAACATGGTGCTCGGCTCAATCGCGGCCATTTCACTGGTCGTGGGGGGGATTGGGATCATGAACATCATGCTTGCAACAGTGACCGAACGAACGCGGGAAATTGGAATCCGTCGCGCTCTCGGAGCCACGCGAAAGGATATTGTTCAGCAGTTTTTGACGGAAACAATTGTATTGGCTGGGACGGGAGGCGTGATCGGGATCATTATGGGACTGCTCACGCCCTGGGCGTTTAATGCGATTAAGTTTGTGGCAATTCGCATCCTCAACCTGGATGCCTCCGGTGGCGATTCGGAATTCAGCAAAATCTTTCTGGAAATGCAGCCCCAAATTGCAATCTGGAGTCTCCCGATGGCCTTCGGCATTTCGGTGGCAATTGGAATTATCTTCGGAGTTTATCCTGCTCGCTCAGCTGCCCGGCTCGATCCGATCGAAGCTCTGCGTCACGAGTAA
- a CDS encoding alpha-amylase/4-alpha-glucanotransferase domain-containing protein yields MSGPIRLILAIHNHQPVGNFDHVVEEAYQDSYRPMLETLADYPAVKLSLHNSGSLLDWIEQHRPEYIEQLKERVDAGQVEILGGPFYEPILASIPSRDRVGQMQAYRKHLESIFGQTPRGMWVPERVWEQSFTRDAVAAGLKYTVLDDFHFKNAGFGEEELYGYFVTEDDGKMLSVFPISEKLRYTIPFAEPEETIEWLKEVYEKQPEAVVAFGDDGEKFGTWPGSKQHVYGDGWLTRFFQLLTDNQDWIRVVTFAQAVEEVSPLGRCYLPDCSYREMTEWALPTDRQLELIHLQRKHKNEPDWPEVRQRLRGGFWRNFLVKYPEAHEMYCRMREISDRLHQLLQDAPELEQTEKFQSAQDHLYRGQCNCPYWHGAFGGLYLPHLRNAIYHHLIEADCLVEQMAGKTGRWVEISSRDMNLDARQEIRIASDQLVAYLAPARGGHIYELDARGSFVNLLATLDRRPEPYHETILAHASGELGGQNETASVSDEIVFKQEDLHLKLSYDQWARKSLVDHVLPTGMTMEEFRLGGEFVGEAEKAVFKTSLKRSADRVEAVMSRRCRWKGQTPLLTKSVAVSNSAPSELEIHYRLDDLVPGKPVHLAVEFNFAAMAAGVDNRYFYGEDGSTIGYLGTDQDLAEHTRIGLVDEWLGLDASLESSQPAGIWTYPLETVSQSEGGFELVHQSCAVILHWEFTPDSSVWETSLRLNIDTSAARARRLAAAPGSTRMTVES; encoded by the coding sequence ATGTCTGGTCCCATTCGCCTGATTTTGGCGATTCATAATCATCAGCCTGTTGGCAATTTCGATCACGTTGTCGAAGAGGCTTATCAGGACAGTTATCGTCCAATGCTCGAAACATTGGCCGATTATCCGGCTGTGAAATTGTCGCTGCATAACTCCGGCAGTTTACTCGACTGGATCGAACAGCATCGCCCCGAATATATCGAGCAACTCAAAGAACGGGTCGATGCCGGTCAGGTTGAAATTCTGGGGGGACCATTTTACGAACCGATTCTGGCCAGTATTCCTTCCCGGGATCGTGTCGGACAGATGCAGGCTTATCGGAAACATCTGGAATCGATTTTCGGTCAAACGCCACGAGGCATGTGGGTGCCGGAGCGAGTCTGGGAGCAATCCTTCACTCGCGATGCGGTCGCCGCAGGTCTGAAATATACCGTGCTGGACGACTTCCACTTCAAAAATGCCGGCTTTGGCGAAGAAGAACTCTACGGCTACTTCGTGACTGAAGACGATGGCAAAATGTTGTCGGTCTTTCCGATCAGTGAAAAACTTCGCTATACGATTCCGTTTGCCGAGCCGGAAGAAACAATTGAGTGGCTCAAGGAAGTTTACGAAAAACAGCCGGAAGCAGTCGTCGCGTTTGGTGATGATGGTGAGAAGTTCGGCACATGGCCGGGCTCGAAGCAACACGTTTACGGAGACGGCTGGCTGACGCGATTCTTCCAGTTACTGACCGATAATCAGGACTGGATTCGAGTTGTCACTTTCGCGCAGGCTGTCGAAGAAGTTTCTCCACTGGGACGGTGTTATCTGCCTGACTGCAGTTATCGCGAAATGACGGAGTGGGCGTTACCGACAGATCGTCAACTCGAGTTGATCCATCTGCAGCGCAAGCACAAAAATGAACCGGACTGGCCGGAAGTGCGGCAGCGATTGCGTGGTGGGTTCTGGCGAAACTTTCTGGTGAAATATCCAGAGGCTCATGAGATGTATTGCCGGATGCGGGAAATCAGCGATCGCCTGCACCAATTATTGCAGGATGCTCCCGAACTCGAACAGACGGAGAAATTCCAGTCCGCTCAGGATCATCTCTATCGTGGTCAATGCAATTGTCCTTACTGGCACGGGGCGTTTGGGGGGCTGTATTTACCGCATTTGCGGAATGCGATATATCATCATTTGATTGAAGCCGATTGTCTGGTCGAACAGATGGCTGGCAAAACGGGACGCTGGGTCGAAATCTCGTCTCGGGATATGAATCTCGATGCCCGACAGGAAATCCGGATCGCGAGCGATCAACTAGTCGCCTATCTGGCACCGGCTCGGGGTGGACACATTTATGAGTTGGATGCCCGAGGTTCGTTTGTAAATCTGCTGGCAACACTGGATCGACGTCCGGAACCTTATCATGAAACAATTCTGGCTCATGCCTCTGGTGAGTTGGGTGGTCAGAATGAAACCGCTTCTGTTTCTGATGAAATCGTCTTCAAGCAGGAAGATCTGCATTTGAAACTTTCTTACGATCAATGGGCACGAAAGAGCCTGGTCGATCACGTACTGCCTACCGGAATGACGATGGAAGAATTCCGTCTCGGCGGAGAGTTTGTCGGCGAAGCGGAAAAAGCTGTTTTCAAAACCTCACTCAAGCGTTCAGCCGATCGTGTGGAAGCGGTGATGTCGCGACGTTGTCGCTGGAAGGGACAAACACCGCTGCTCACCAAGTCGGTCGCAGTATCGAATTCGGCTCCCTCGGAGCTGGAAATTCATTATCGGCTCGATGATCTGGTCCCCGGTAAACCTGTGCATCTGGCTGTTGAATTCAATTTTGCAGCGATGGCTGCTGGTGTCGACAATCGATACTTCTATGGCGAAGATGGCTCGACCATTGGATATCTGGGAACCGATCAGGATCTGGCCGAACATACCCGGATCGGTCTGGTTGATGAATGGCTGGGACTGGATGCGTCTCTCGAATCGTCTCAGCCAGCTGGCATCTGGACGTATCCGCTGGAAACGGTCAGCCAGTCGGAAGGGGGCTTTGAACTGGTCCACCAGAGTTGTGCTGTGATTCTGCACTGGGAATTCACACCAGATTCTTCAGTCTGGGAAACGTCACTGCGACTCAATATTGATACGTCTGCTGCACGGGCTCGACGGTTAGCTGCAGCTCCAGGATCGACCCGCATGACAGTAGAATCGTAA